tatagctgcatcatttattcagtcgGTCTGCAGCGCTGTATAATACAGCAGGATccgggaaaaaaaggaaaagacgtGTCTCTTGCACATGAGGCTGCACCTGAGAAAACGCTCCACCTTTCAGAACATTTCAGGAATGTTTGGAAACCTCGTCGAGAAAACGAAAGCCGACGGACACGGAACGCGTGATTTTTCTGCTTATTAGACGTCACGGGGGTTAAGTGTCGCGTTTCGAACGGGTTCGGCCGGGGACGTTTTTGTCCTCAAGGTCCCGGGTTGTAAGTGTTTTGTGtagctagtttaaaaatatatctggGAAAGCAAacgaaatattaaaattccaataaaaaaattacacacCGTTtgacaaaatgataaaaaaaaaaaaaattgaaaaagacaaaaatgtccaaaaagaCGCACAAGGGTTAAGTCCGTAACGGACCATCACCTCAATTAACCTGTTTACATAGGGAAACTTTCTGCGAGATGTTATTTAGAGGAGAAGAAGGTTTCTCTGTAATATATGATACTTGGATTGACTCTTTATAGCAGCTATGATGTCactgataacaggaacgaaACTGTTTAGCAAACGTTCCCACAACATTTAACGCAACTATAAACGGGTTCAGGgtattttcattcattaataccTGCCGTGGTTGACACATTGCCGTGAGATAAGCGGAATAAAACTCTCCGGGATGTgccgttattggaaaagaatccaCTTCGATGTGGTAACAGCTGTGCTTCACggcgttgttgattattttcctctaaccgCACGCCCCGTTTGTGTTGGACTTCGTTCAGAACAGGTGAGGCATCCAAGGTCACGGACATTTTCACGCGCCGGAACGACTGAATGGAAAACACTGACCACGCACCTATTTTCTTTCATACATTCCTACCCATGATGCCCGGTGTTCTCAGATGCAGTCCTGTGGGACCTGTGCTGCATGCGCATGTACACCAGCAGTGTTTTACCTTACATGCGAGCAAAATAAACAAGCTGTGAGGAAGTACGAGTCGGTTTCTCTCTCGAAGATGTCCCGCTTTACCTCTCCCTGAACGGAGTGAGAATAATCGAATACGTAACAAAAATCGGTGTACTTTATGTGTCGAGATGAGCCGTTGTGGAAGAAGAGTGGAAAGGATTCGTAGGAATCGCTGCTCCGCTAAACCTGGCGATATTTGCAGTGTTATGTAATAGGTACATAAGGAAACACCTTGCTTGGGGTTTGGGAGCTGCTGCTCAGCTTGGGTGATTCCATATTAAGCCTTAAACAGGCCAAAATGAATTGTGGGGTGTTATGTACAGGAAGGTGCGAGGAGGTTGTATCCAGCTGCTCTCCGTTCGGAAGGAAAGCTGGTGTCTTGGCAACACCACGGTGTCAGTTAGTGCACTTTCAAAAATAGGCAACCTGCAGACACACACTGTCATCCCACTGAGATTCAGTGATAATGAGACACCTACAGTACCGACAGTAAGTGcactgagctgtgtgtgtgtggggatgggtttAAATTTCCAAGGCGTGTAGAAGAGCGATTACGCAATTTATCCTTATTGAAAACAATGACCTGTGAGCGCACACGCATTACACACACTTCGATTGCTGTATTGTAGCAGGCGCCGGGATTCCTTCCTAAGCTACGTGGCGATCTTGCATTAATTGACACGCCGCGTTAATCCATGATTGAAGTCTGGACGATAACGACGTTAAGACTGCTCGTAAATGTGGAGCAGCACCGATGTAGAGGCGGACACGTGTAAGACACCGtcacggggggaaaaaaaaaaagcagcgcTGATCGCTAAAGGTGTGCTACGAAGTAATATCGTGCGAGTTTCATCTTTGCTTCATATCAGTATCGCAATTAATGAACGgtttttaaaggaatactcctgCGTATTTCCTTCAGTCTAATCTCTGTCCGCTCTAATACCAGGGGCGCATCGTGGTCCggtgtgggcggagtttgcatgttctccccgtgctttcctccgggtactccggtttcctcccccagtccaaagacatgcatggtagactgattggcgtgtccaaagtgtccgtagtgtatgaatgggtgtgtgagtgtgtatgtgattgtgatccagggtgtaccccgccttgtgccccatgctccctgggatagtctccaggttccccgtgaccctgaaaaggagtaagcggtatagaagatggctggctggatggatggataataaagAACTGTATACCTTTTTACTCGAAAGTTGTTAAAGCTCATCAATAAATGTTCACAATGAGCACCTACACAACATAGGAGGCATGATTTTGTCCgccagggttgccaggtgtGCGGTTTTCCTTCAGAATCGAATATTCCCTATGAAATATAATTCCATAGATATTCTCTATATATGGGAGCTGTATAATAGTGTGAGACTGGTTGGTGAAAACGTTATTTAGGCACACTTTAtacttttaatactgtttatcCTTTGTATAGCACACAGCGTGAGCCACAGTTTCACATCTGACAGAAATCGGACGAGTCGGTGATGATTTTCTCCAACGTTCTGACGTAAATGTGTTCTGTACACGGCATCTTCTTTTAATTAGTGTATATATTAATAGTAGGTGGTTCCAGGTTCAGTTTCCGTGATGAGCTACAGCCTTAGTGAATGGACCATTAACGTCAGACGCATTGCTTTGTTTCAGATACTGTTTGGTGTTTGCCCTGGCGTATCTCGGCTTCTGTCAGATCACACGAGTGTATGTCTTCGACTATGGCATGTATTCGGCTGACTTCACAGGGtaaggattgtgtgtgtgtgtgtgtgtgtgtgtgtgagaatataTTAGAGATTGTTTTGAACTCTTGCAGGTTCTTTATCTTCATGCTTCCTTTCTGTGGTTCCAGGCCAATGATGGTCATCACACAGAAGATCACCAGTATGGCCTTTGAGATTCATGATGGTGAGCTTCATATCAGTTCAAATGCCCGTGTGTGCTCGGACGTGATTGACTTGCCAcgtcccctttttttttttttttttatgtataatttGATGTTTATATTCCTTTtcagattcatttatttcattagcTTATCCAGAATGCATCGCTAATATAGCTGCATTCATCCTCTTCAGTTGCATGCACATTCTCTTCAGCACAcgcagcaaaaaaataaaaaaaaaatgtaggtgCTGTGCtttatttgaaaaatgcagGTGTTCACCGAGCATCCGCTGCCAAAAGCCTGGCCAAGCTAATTAAAGCGCAGGGAGATGAATGATGGAGGAGGGCTGAAATTACCACAGCAGGACCTTCTGTCCTCTTCTCTCCTGCGCAGAATGAGCAATGACCTGCGTCACGTCGGTCCCATACTATACATCTTTATCTGACTTATATTAATAATTGATCGTGACTTCCATCCTTCACATTCCTTCCTGCCTCTGTTAGCGTAGCCGCGGCGTGCGACTTAAAGGAACCCTCTGCGAGCCTGAACGAGAGCGGAATTCGATTTAAAAACCGTCAGCGTCCGGCAGACGCCGTTACCCAGCGTGAATGAAAAAGGTGCTCCGTCCCCGCGTCAGCCCGGGGTATGAAAGCACCGTCGCGCCGAACCCGTTGTTCGAAACGACCCCCGTTCCTCACTGCCACTAGTATCTTTGTTAAACTGTGTATGTTTGGTTAGTGAGTGGGTTTTTAAGGAAAAGGGTCAGAGTTGAACATCGGTGTTCTGACTGCAGGGCGTAGCTCATGTTCCGGTTCCAGACCAGAACACGTGTATAATACAAAGAAAACGACAAACCGCACCTTTTGAGTAGTATTTAGCGCACGTCAAATCCGATACTCTGACATCTCCGCTTTAAGGGAACGTAGGCATATTTAACCAAGACGGcatggaaatatttatttatttatttatttatttatttatttatttatttatttatttattattagatcTTGTTGTATGTTGTGATATTTTggccagtttaacaaatgcGTTGCTTTAAACTGTCGGTGATGAAACACAATCGACGCGGTGAACGTCGGTATAGTCGGTGTTTATTTCACCACCGGTGTGAGCATGGGCAGAGCGAAGAGATACCGATGAGGCTCGGGTTCGAACGGCACGGGTGAGCTTTACCCCGGGCGATCGAACTGACGTGGACGAGGCTGATGATCGGTGATCGCTTTCGTCGATTTCCAAAATGTTCTCTCGAATCTGTCAGAAATGGTGTTTTTCCATAAGTACGTTAGCTTATATGCGTCGAGCGAGAGTGGAATCTTTTAAATGCGCTTTTCCCCGATTGTAAAATTCTACTTCTGGTTGAGAGACGTGCAAAAGAAACAAGATGTTTCTATAGTTTCCAGAACTACTACGAACACTAGTTGGCTCAAATGTCAAAATCTGACCGTGCGGATGGTTTTCCTAGGCTGCCACGCACTTATGAATGCACCTAAACTAGCAGCTTCTATCAGAGCGCTTCAGACCGAGGAATCGGAACACGTTCCGTCCTTCCCAGTTCAGGCTCCTCTCTGTCGTTTATCTTGCGCCAGACGTTGGCAGTGACGTGAGCTGATTAGTTGGCTAATCTTATCGACAACATAATTGCAGCGATAACGTGAGGATTTTGTTCGGACCACATCCTCCACATCTCCACTCTTTGTGAAGCAACCTATCAGGGTTCACCTGACGCTACGGATTTACACCGTACTGCATCCGTCTCTAATTAGTCTCGTTCGTCAGCCTCCGCGCCGGGTGTTCGATAAAAGCCTGTTCTCACTGCCTGTTTCGCTGCACTCCAATCTCGGTGATAACAAGAGACTTCCTATAAACTTCAGAAGAGATTACCACGACATCGGGCGTTGGATTTAtaagggtttttattgtttatgacTTCTATTGTCGTTTATTACCTATAACGACGGGTTCGTACCCTTTCGTTCTCAATCCCCATTAACACGAGATTACGTCTTTCTCTTCTAATCTCTATTAAACCTTTTCGTCACTTGTAGCTCGAGAAATTAAACGTACTGAATTGTTGTCGTTTCTGCTTGTTGAGTGACCGTACCAAATCTTAGTACAGTATATGTGAAGAATTCGGTTGCCCATTTTGTCCCGGTCAGCAACACTcgtgtgctttttgaacatcccttGTTAGATGTAGTCCGCCATTGCTGTTAGAATAACCtcgggaaggctttccagtagattttaGGGCGTGGCCGtcgggatttgtgttcattcagccacaaggggCATCGATGAGGTCCGGCGAGGACGCCTGGCGTGTATTCGGTGTTCCGGTTCATCCCGAAGGTGtacagtggggttgaggtcagggctcggTTCGTCGACACCAACTTTGGCCgaccatgtcttcatggtgttggctttgtgcacagggacatcgTCACGCCGGAACGTGTTccgttccagtgaagggaaatcgtaaTGCTGCAAAGTGCAAATACATTCTAGACAGATGTGTGCCCCGGTGTTGTGGcgacagtttggggaagaatcctgtacgagtgtgatggtcaggtgtctagaGCTTTTGGTAATATAGTGCATGCGACACAATTTTTGGTGTGTTCTAGCATGGTCTGGTAAAGTTCGCTCTCGAAATTCTCTCTGATTTGAATCGGATTTCACTGGCACACTTTCTTTCGTTTGGGTCAAGTGCCACCGTTAACTCTTCTGTAAGTGTTACACGCTGTGAGAACTTGGCTTTCAGCTAAATACGAATGTTGGGGTACAACCTGGTATTTCCAGcagagaacttgaaaagcaccCAGTTATCCTTTAAGTGTTGACTGACTAAGCAATcgttaagtaaaaaaaaaacgacaacaaatgtttactgtatacgtgtatgttctctctttctgtgtgttgaCAGGAATGGCGCGGAAAGAAGATCAGCTCAATCAGAGTCAGAAGCTGCTGGCCATCAGGTGTGTAAAATAAGAGCGAGGGAAAAGAGCGgccaggtttttttctttttcttttttctttcttttttttaatgtgatcaAGGAGATAAAACCAATGTTTATCATTTATCGTGGTATTCATGACTTATACGTGGCCACGCTAGAGGGAACTCGGCTTCCCTCGAACCCTTCTCGACCTCCTGTAACGCGGTAGTCGTGCCCGGACACCCGCCGAGCCGAGTCCGCCGTGTCTGTTTGTTTTGACCTGAAGGCACGCTTGTGAAAGAGAAATCCGGTGAGATCAGAGGATCTGAGAATAGAACTACCGGTAATGACGATAATCTGAAAATGCGTGACGTTCCGCTCCGGGTAAAGCCTGAAGCGTGTTTTGTTCGCTGACTGAAAGACGATCCAGGAGAGCAACGAAAAAAAAATCCGAGATCTGTCATTATATCTGCCGTCTCTGACGTTTTCGACATGGGGTGTAGGATCGTATAGCTCTTGTAGTGTGGCCCGGGCACTAGCGCTTCGGCATGTTTGGGTAATACAGTAGGATCGTACAGTGTTATGAAAACACGCCTAAATTTTCATATATTCGGCATCCGACGAGGAGCTTCTGGTCATTCTAAATGTACTCTAATTGCTGGAAGGGGCGCGTGGGCTTGTTTACTACAGAAGTATCAATGCTTAATCTTAAACTTTTGGTCAGACTGTCTCTTTGATTACCATGTGACCGTCCTCCAGTTCTTCCACATGACTGTTGCTCATGTTTTGTAGTGCGATGCgttacagaaatgtttttttttttctctctcccccattGGTTGTATGTTCAGGCGGATGCCCAGCCTTCTCGAATACTTCAGCTATAACTGTAACTTCATGGGCATCCTGGCCGGCCCCACCTGCTCCTACAATGACTACATCGCTTTCATCGAGGGCAAGCCCTGCCGCCACAGAGAGCAGGAGAGCAACGGCAGACTGCAGGGGAAGACCAGACTAAACGACCCTTCGCCGAACGTAAGGCCCGCCTTCACGTAGAGCGTTTAATAGTACCGCCGGTGTAGAACCCTTACTGACTCTTGGCAATTAATTAATGTCGCGCCTTCATCGAATATCCAAGACGAACGTTTCGGTTGAGCCTCTCGGCTTTTAATCGGTGCCTAAGCACTCCGATGCTATAAATATGCAAGCAGCTCTCGGAGAATAGCATTCAGcggttgtttatttatatttatgagcCTGATTATCCAAAgggatgtgattttttttatttatttattttttttggtaaaagtCCTGTACTCAGAAGTCCCTGCTTTGTGTAAAAGTCCTGCGCTGTGGTgttcttttattaaaaagaacAATGTGattgatgtaaatgtaatttttgcGAATATTTAGGCATCACGAGTCGCTTCACATGTAGATCCTACAGCCGCTGTGTTGTACGCTGTgactggaactaacttgtctgtTGTATCGTTTGCAGATGGAGGTTATCCGTAAGCTTGCCACCTGCTTCTTCTCTCTGCTAGTCTTCCTCTCCGTCTGTAAAGTTTTTCCTGTGGAGCGAAATATCGATGACGACTTCATTGCCACCACGCCCTTCTACGCCCAGGTGGTCTACCTGTACCTATCCATGCTGACCACTCGGCCGAAATACTACTTTGTTTGGACTCTCGGTGCGTGTCGCTGgctgtctctctatctttccCGTTCTTTTTCGTACACGGCGTATTTACAGCGCTTCTCTATATTCGTTTGCATATCATCAGCTTCTCCCTTCCCGTGAGTGCACATGATGATATAAGATCTCAAATAGTCTCAAGGTCCATTTTGTGACATCGCTGTGTGTCATGTGGAAACACGTGGGCCTTTTATACTTAGCTAGAGTCCGAAATGACCGGCTAGGAAAGTCTTTCAGTGTCGGTGTTGTGTAATCTCTCTGTACGTCGGTGCATCACCTTCATTAGCGCGAGAGGCGAAAAGACAGAGGCTGTATATAGCGTGACCTGAAAAGCCGTAACCGCTCGTCATGTCCTGTGTCTGATCTGAACAGCTGATGCCATCAACAACGCAGCTGGCTTCGGCTTTAATGGCTACGACAGTGACGGAGTGCCGCGATGGGACCTCATCTCCAACCTGAGGATAATGAACATAGAGGTCAGTCTGTTCCCGTTACCTCGGGTTCTGTATTTATAAATCAGAGTTGTAGGAAAAAGTACCAATTCTCATATGTTCTTATTTCAGCTTGCAACCAGTTTTAAGGTGTTTCTTGAtaactggaacatccagaccgCGCACTGGCTCAAAAGGTGAGAGTGACTATTGGATTGAGGTTGCCTCGTACAGTATGCTGTTGTAGTAATTACACCTGCGTTTGCTCGTTCGGGAGATAGATTAGACGTCGGTTGAGTTCTAGCCAGAGAGAATCTGATTTTCAACAAAGTTTGCTGCCTAAAATGTATATTCTGGTATCGCCACCGAGGCAGGAGATCATAAATGTTTTTCACTGGAACAACAtggagatgtttttattttggctACTTTCTAACCTTGCCTTATCACTTGCCTGCAAGCATGCTGGTGGCAGAAACTATCGGTCTGCGTCAAGAGAGGGATTTTCTCACAGCGTGAACATCAGGCTTTGTGTTAAGTTGTTGATGGCTCTGTGCCGTACTGAAGTGGAGAAATGGGCATAAGCAGAATCGATTCattttgtaatcagataccagctgtcaaaatgtctgtgatgctcCTGCGTCACAACTGGAAGGAAATTGTCAAGTGCTGTTTTGTCCTTTTTAagagattttaaaatgctacaaGCGTACTTGGGATGGAGATGCATGCGAAAGGTGATTCAGTACAGGAAAACCTACAGGTTTCACTAGTCTGGGACCGTTGGTGAAAGTGTATCTACAGTGCCccttggcatccttggtaaatatgagcaaagaaggctgtgaaaaaatggtttttattgttttgttcaaaaagttcacaaaaatactctgcggtcatggatatcaaacagtggcaaacacaacacaggtttatcaaaagatctttgttaaaaataggtgtgcaactATTATTCGCGcccttttagtcagtatttTTTGCTAGCTTCCTtcgccaagataacagctctgagtcttctcctataacgctgacgaggttggagaatacatggcgagggatctgagagcgttcctccatacagaacctctccagatccttcacatttcgaggtccacgctggtggactctcctcttcagttcaccacacagggtttctatggggttcgggtcaggggactgggatggtcagggcaggagcttgattttgtggtcagtaaaccatttctgtgttgatgttgatgtatgttttggatcatcgtcctgctggaagatccaaccacggcccatttgaatctttctgtcagaggcagtcaggttttcatttaatatctgttgatatttgatggagtccatgatgccatgtatcctaacaaaatgtccaggtcctctggcagaaaaacagcccaaaacattaaagatcctcctccatatttaaccgtgggcatgagggacttttccacacggctacctctctgtgtgctccaaaaccacctctgtgtttattaccaaaacgctctattctggtttcatctgaccacagaacccgatcccatttgaagttccagtcgtgtctgcacactgaagacgctcgagtttgttcttggatgagagtagaggcctTTTctcctgaaacccttccaaacagcttgtggtgatgtcggtgacttcagattgtagttttggagactttctgaccccaagacacggcTAACTtttgcagttctccagctgtgatccttggagatgttttatccactcgacccgtcctcttcacagtgcgttgagacgatacagacacacgtccaattccaggtcgattcataacatttccagtcgactggaacgtcttaattattgccctgatggtgaaatgggcgttttcaatgcttgtgctattttc
The sequence above is drawn from the Ictalurus punctatus breed USDA103 chromosome 25, Coco_2.0, whole genome shotgun sequence genome and encodes:
- the mboat2b gene encoding lysophospholipid acyltransferase 2b isoform X3, which translates into the protein MILAGVEHMHKYCLVFALAYLGFCQITRVYVFDYGMYSADFTGPMMVITQKITSMAFEIHDGMARKEDQLNQSQKLLAIRRMPSLLEYFSYNCNFMGILAGPTCSYNDYIAFIEGKPCRHREQESNGRLQGKTRLNDPSPNMEVIRKLATCFFSLLVFLSVCKVFPVERNIDDDFIATTPFYAQVVYLYLSMLTTRPKYYFVWTLADAINNAAGFGFNGYDSDGVPRWDLISNLRIMNIELATSFKVFLDNWNIQTAHWLKRVCYERCPYNPTAATFILSAMWHGAYPGYYLTFLTGIVVTLAARAVRHNVRPYFLGSPAHKQVYDVITWASTQIAICYTVVPFVLLSVGPSLKFYRSWYFSVHIGCVLLAIALPVKPRHLRLKEQHSLISTSTASSDSQKPKTT
- the mboat2b gene encoding lysophospholipid acyltransferase 2b isoform X1, with the protein product MATDTISACTGSNLLQPISEIINLPLDQVNFVACQLCALVSAFCFRLYLHPSKTSPFVRHVVATLLGFYFALFCFGWYALHFLVQSGITYGIMILAGVEHMHKYCLVFALAYLGFCQITRVYVFDYGMYSADFTGPMMVITQKITSMAFEIHDGMARKEDQLNQSQKLLAIRRMPSLLEYFSYNCNFMGILAGPTCSYNDYIAFIEGKPCRHREQESNGRLQGKTRLNDPSPNMEVIRKLATCFFSLLVFLSVCKVFPVERNIDDDFIATTPFYAQVVYLYLSMLTTRPKYYFVWTLADAINNAAGFGFNGYDSDGVPRWDLISNLRIMNIELATSFKVFLDNWNIQTAHWLKRVCYERCPYNPTAATFILSAMWHGAYPGYYLTFLTGIVVTLAARAVRHNVRPYFLGSPAHKQVYDVITWASTQIAICYTVVPFVLLSVGPSLKFYRSWYFSVHIGCVLLAIALPVKPRHLRLKEQHSLISTSTASSDSQKPKTT
- the mboat2b gene encoding lysophospholipid acyltransferase 2b isoform X2, coding for MLLLAQWTVNFVACQLCALVSAFCFRLYLHPSKTSPFVRHVVATLLGFYFALFCFGWYALHFLVQSGITYGIMILAGVEHMHKYCLVFALAYLGFCQITRVYVFDYGMYSADFTGPMMVITQKITSMAFEIHDGMARKEDQLNQSQKLLAIRRMPSLLEYFSYNCNFMGILAGPTCSYNDYIAFIEGKPCRHREQESNGRLQGKTRLNDPSPNMEVIRKLATCFFSLLVFLSVCKVFPVERNIDDDFIATTPFYAQVVYLYLSMLTTRPKYYFVWTLADAINNAAGFGFNGYDSDGVPRWDLISNLRIMNIELATSFKVFLDNWNIQTAHWLKRVCYERCPYNPTAATFILSAMWHGAYPGYYLTFLTGIVVTLAARAVRHNVRPYFLGSPAHKQVYDVITWASTQIAICYTVVPFVLLSVGPSLKFYRSWYFSVHIGCVLLAIALPVKPRHLRLKEQHSLISTSTASSDSQKPKTT